The following proteins are co-located in the Candidatus Accumulibacter cognatus genome:
- a CDS encoding ABC transporter ATP-binding protein, protein MSSVVSPSPLEARALATGSPTALPAAWATPLQTQLADGERVLTWLEIDLDTRLRFARGLVVVTSERLLVMPPGDSRWQSWTYRAGLSLSRRDHSGVGTLELCDENSLLAHWRYTLGADITAGRLIEHFTRQLSFRVTGIMPPPSSVALCPKCETPLLEGQEECPACSKEIHEPPSTWTLLRLARFARPYRGQLLTAFVLSLLTTAATLVAPYLTMPLMDKVLIPYQNGQPIDSALVAFYLSGLLGSSLLAWVLGWGRTYILALVSERIGADLRTTTYEHLLKLSQEYFGGKRTGDLMARIGSETDRINIFISLHLLDFATDVLMIAMTTVILVSIDPWLAAVTLLPLPIIGWLIHVVREKLRTGFERVDRIWAEVTNVLADTIPGIRVVKAFAQESREAARFQAANAHNLEVNDRVNKVWSLFSPTVTLLTEIGLLIVWAFGIWQIAKDQITVGVLTAFLAYISRFYLRLDSMSRIVSVTQKAAAGAKRIFDILDHVSSVPEPMHPVHLPQVSGRIELRSVGFRYGTRSVTRDINIVIEPGEMVGLVGHSGSGKSTLVNLICRFYDVSEGAILIDGVDIRSLPVAEYRKHIGLVLQEPFLFFGTIAENISYGKPEATRAEIVAAARAAHAHEFILRLPHGYDSLVGERGQALSGGERQRISIARALLIDPRILILDEATSSVDTTTEKEIQKALDNLVRGRTTIAIAHRLSTLRDANRLVVLDRGSVVEVGSHDQLMACEGHYYRLYQAQARNVDTEDELRRMEINARDEEERE, encoded by the coding sequence ATGAGTTCTGTCGTTTCGCCATCGCCCCTTGAGGCTCGTGCTCTGGCCACAGGCTCGCCAACGGCGTTGCCCGCTGCCTGGGCAACGCCGCTCCAGACACAGCTTGCTGACGGTGAGCGCGTCCTGACCTGGCTTGAAATCGACCTCGACACCCGCTTGCGTTTCGCGCGCGGGCTGGTGGTAGTGACCAGCGAGCGCCTGCTGGTGATGCCGCCGGGAGACTCCCGGTGGCAAAGCTGGACCTACCGGGCGGGACTGTCGCTGTCTCGGCGCGATCATTCCGGGGTGGGTACCCTCGAACTCTGCGACGAAAATTCGCTGTTGGCGCACTGGCGCTACACGCTCGGCGCCGACATCACCGCCGGTCGGCTGATCGAGCACTTCACGCGTCAGCTCAGCTTCCGGGTCACCGGAATCATGCCGCCTCCCTCGTCCGTAGCGCTCTGTCCGAAGTGCGAAACCCCGCTGCTTGAAGGACAGGAAGAGTGCCCGGCGTGCAGCAAGGAAATCCATGAACCGCCTTCGACCTGGACACTGTTGCGCTTGGCGCGTTTCGCCAGGCCCTACCGGGGACAACTGCTGACCGCCTTCGTGCTGTCCCTGCTGACTACCGCGGCAACGCTGGTGGCACCGTACCTGACGATGCCCCTGATGGACAAGGTGCTGATCCCCTACCAGAACGGCCAGCCGATCGACTCCGCGCTGGTTGCATTCTATCTCTCGGGTCTGCTCGGGTCGTCACTGCTCGCCTGGGTGCTCGGCTGGGGGCGTACCTATATCCTGGCGCTGGTTTCGGAACGGATCGGTGCCGACCTGCGCACCACCACCTACGAGCATCTGCTGAAACTCTCGCAGGAATACTTCGGCGGCAAGCGCACCGGCGACCTGATGGCGCGCATCGGTTCGGAAACCGACCGGATCAACATCTTCATTTCGCTGCACCTTCTGGATTTCGCCACCGACGTGCTGATGATCGCCATGACCACGGTCATTCTGGTATCGATCGATCCCTGGCTGGCGGCGGTGACGCTGTTGCCACTGCCGATCATCGGCTGGCTGATCCATGTCGTCCGCGAGAAACTGCGCACCGGCTTCGAGCGCGTCGACCGTATCTGGGCGGAAGTCACCAACGTGCTTGCCGACACCATTCCCGGCATCCGGGTAGTCAAGGCCTTTGCACAGGAAAGCCGTGAAGCGGCGCGTTTTCAGGCAGCCAATGCGCACAACCTGGAAGTCAATGACCGGGTCAACAAGGTGTGGTCGCTGTTTTCACCAACGGTCACCCTGCTCACTGAAATCGGCCTCCTGATCGTCTGGGCTTTCGGCATCTGGCAGATTGCCAAGGATCAGATCACCGTCGGTGTGCTCACCGCCTTCCTTGCCTACATCAGCCGCTTCTACCTGCGCCTCGATTCGATGAGCCGCATTGTTTCGGTGACCCAGAAGGCCGCGGCCGGTGCCAAGCGCATTTTCGACATTCTTGACCATGTCTCCAGCGTTCCCGAGCCGATGCACCCGGTGCACCTGCCACAAGTCTCTGGACGCATCGAATTGCGCAGCGTTGGCTTCCGCTACGGGACGCGTAGCGTGACTCGCGACATCAACATCGTCATCGAACCCGGCGAGATGGTTGGCCTGGTCGGACACAGCGGTTCCGGCAAGAGCACGCTGGTCAACCTGATCTGCCGTTTTTACGACGTCAGCGAAGGCGCCATTCTGATCGACGGCGTCGACATCCGTTCGCTGCCGGTTGCCGAGTACCGCAAACACATCGGCCTGGTGTTGCAGGAACCCTTCCTGTTCTTCGGTACGATTGCCGAAAACATCTCCTATGGCAAGCCCGAGGCAACGCGCGCCGAGATCGTCGCGGCCGCCCGCGCCGCACACGCGCATGAATTCATCCTCCGCCTGCCGCACGGTTACGACTCGCTCGTCGGCGAACGCGGGCAGGCGCTTTCCGGGGGCGAAAGGCAGCGCATCTCGATCGCGCGCGCGCTGCTGATCGACCCGCGCATCCTGATCCTCGACGAAGCCACTTCATCAGTGGATACCACCACCGAAAAGGAGATTCAGAAAGCGCTCGACAACCTCGTGCGCGGACGCACGACGATTGCCATCGCGCACCGCCTGTCCACCCTGCGCGATGCCAATCGCCTGGTCGTTCTCGATCGTGGCAGCGTCGTCGAGGTCGGCAGCCACGACCAGCTGATGGCTTGCGAAGGCCACTACTACCGCCTCTATCAGGCGCAGGCGCGCAACGTCGACACCGAAGACGAACTGCGCAGGATGGAGATCAACGCCAGGGACGAGGAAGAACGCGAATGA
- the trpD gene encoding anthranilate phosphoribosyltransferase, giving the protein MKPQDALTRVIEHREIFHDEMVSLMRQIMSGEVTPVMIAAIITGLRVKKETIGEISAAAQVMRELSTKVQVSDRSRLVDTCGTGGDGAQTFNISTAAMFVAAAAGARVAKHGGRSVSSQSGSADVLEALGVNINLTPAQVGQSVDEVGIGFMFAPNHHSAMKYAAPVRRELGVRTLFNILGPLTNPANAANQVLGVFHPDLVGIQARVLQRLGSSHALVVFGREGLDEISISGETLVGELQNGRVDEYTLHPEQFNLPVHDPRALRVANVEESKGMLLAALEGNAGAARDIVALNAGASIYVSGLAGTLADGVDQAFEAIASGAARAKLDDFVACTQRFST; this is encoded by the coding sequence ATGAAGCCCCAGGATGCACTGACGCGGGTCATTGAACACCGCGAAATCTTCCACGACGAAATGGTTTCGCTGATGCGACAGATCATGAGTGGTGAAGTCACCCCGGTGATGATTGCGGCGATTATCACTGGCCTGCGCGTCAAGAAGGAAACGATCGGTGAAATCTCGGCGGCGGCGCAGGTGATGCGCGAGCTGTCGACCAAGGTGCAAGTCAGTGATCGCAGCCGCCTGGTCGATACCTGCGGGACTGGTGGCGATGGCGCCCAGACCTTCAACATCTCCACCGCCGCAATGTTCGTTGCGGCAGCGGCCGGCGCGCGTGTTGCCAAACATGGCGGGCGCTCGGTCTCGTCGCAGTCGGGCAGTGCCGATGTTCTCGAAGCCCTCGGAGTCAATATCAACCTCACGCCGGCACAGGTCGGACAGAGCGTCGACGAGGTCGGCATCGGCTTCATGTTTGCTCCCAACCACCACAGCGCCATGAAATACGCGGCACCGGTCCGACGTGAACTTGGTGTGCGCACGCTGTTCAACATCCTCGGCCCACTGACCAACCCGGCCAACGCAGCCAATCAGGTGCTGGGCGTCTTTCATCCCGACCTGGTCGGTATCCAGGCACGTGTCCTGCAGCGCCTCGGCAGTTCGCACGCGCTTGTCGTTTTCGGTCGCGAGGGTCTCGACGAAATCTCGATTTCCGGTGAAACCCTGGTCGGCGAACTGCAGAACGGCCGTGTTGATGAATATACGCTTCATCCCGAGCAGTTCAACCTGCCTGTGCACGACCCGAGGGCTCTGCGCGTGGCCAACGTTGAGGAGTCAAAGGGCATGTTGCTGGCCGCGCTTGAGGGGAACGCTGGCGCCGCGCGTGACATTGTCGCCCTCAATGCCGGCGCCAGCATCTACGTCAGCGGTCTCGCCGGTACGCTTGCCGATGGCGTCGACCAAGCCTTCGAAGCCATTGCTTCAGGTGCTGCACGCGCCAAGCTCGACGACTTCGTGGCCTGCACGCAACGCTTTTCGACCTGA
- the cphA gene encoding cyanophycin synthetase translates to MKTKDIKFLEIRYLRGPNIWTYRPVIEAVVDIGELEDFPSNTIPGFYYRLTALLPSLIEHRCSYGEHGGFLRRVREGTWPAHILEHVTLELQNLAGMPGGFGKARETSARGVYKVVVRAWHEDVTRSCLYAGRDLLLAAIKDTPFDVAGTVAHLADLAERKLLGPSTGCIVEAATAKDRRIPAIRLLATGNLVQLGYGARSRRIWTAETDRTSAIAEGISRDKDLTKTLIKSCGVPVPEGRLVDSPEDACEAAAEIGFPVVVKPSDGNHARGVFTNLMAREEVEAAYAAAVVEGSGVIVERYVRGSEHRLLIVGGKLAAAARGEAAKVIGDGRSTINELIDSQINSDPRRGAAEEFVLDVIDLADNPVARLEVSRQGFTPDAIPPAGREVLIVRSGNHTDDVTDLVHPETAATASLAARIVGLDIAGVDLVCEDIAQPLDEQRGAIVEVNAGPGLLMHLKPAIGQPRPVGRAIVDELFPNGEDGRIPVVGITGSFGKTTVARLIARLLCLSGKQTGMACSDGLFIDRRCIDQGDSATWGSAHRILMNRSVEAAVFENGSDSILGEGLAYDRCQVGVITNVEVAKHCGRYDIETPEQVFTVLRTQVDLVLPAGAAVLNARQPMLVDMAPLCDGDVIFFAIDPDLPSLVEHRAQGKRAVFVRNRQVILANNGEDETAIVSLQNIPLTEGGRVDFQIENVLAASGAAWALGIGSEIIRTGLETFTLA, encoded by the coding sequence ATGAAAACGAAAGACATCAAGTTTCTCGAGATCCGCTACCTGCGCGGCCCGAACATCTGGACCTACCGTCCGGTCATCGAGGCCGTCGTTGACATCGGCGAACTCGAAGACTTTCCGTCGAATACCATCCCGGGTTTCTACTACCGCCTGACAGCCCTCCTGCCCTCACTGATCGAGCATCGCTGCAGCTACGGCGAGCACGGCGGCTTTCTGCGGCGTGTCCGGGAAGGCACCTGGCCGGCGCACATCCTGGAGCACGTCACCCTCGAGCTGCAGAACCTGGCCGGCATGCCCGGCGGTTTCGGCAAGGCGCGCGAGACTTCGGCGCGTGGCGTGTACAAGGTGGTGGTGCGCGCCTGGCACGAAGATGTCACTCGCTCCTGCCTCTATGCAGGACGCGATCTGCTGCTGGCGGCAATCAAGGATACTCCCTTCGATGTCGCCGGAACGGTCGCACACCTGGCCGACCTGGCCGAGCGCAAGTTGCTTGGGCCGAGCACCGGTTGCATCGTCGAAGCAGCGACCGCCAAGGACCGCCGCATTCCGGCGATCCGCCTGCTGGCCACCGGCAATCTCGTGCAACTCGGTTACGGCGCCCGCAGCCGACGCATCTGGACCGCCGAAACCGACCGCACCAGCGCGATTGCCGAGGGCATCTCGCGCGACAAGGATCTCACCAAGACTCTGATCAAATCCTGCGGCGTGCCGGTTCCCGAAGGACGCCTGGTCGATAGTCCCGAGGATGCCTGCGAAGCTGCCGCAGAGATCGGTTTTCCGGTGGTCGTCAAGCCGTCGGACGGCAACCATGCGCGCGGCGTGTTCACCAATCTGATGGCACGGGAGGAAGTCGAGGCTGCGTATGCAGCCGCGGTCGTCGAGGGCAGCGGCGTCATCGTCGAACGCTACGTGCGTGGCTCGGAGCATCGCCTGCTGATCGTCGGCGGCAAACTCGCCGCCGCCGCCCGCGGCGAGGCCGCCAAGGTCATCGGTGATGGCCGATCAACGATCAACGAACTGATCGACAGCCAGATCAACTCCGACCCGCGCCGCGGCGCCGCCGAGGAATTCGTCCTCGACGTCATCGACCTCGCGGACAATCCGGTGGCCCGGCTCGAAGTGTCCCGCCAGGGATTTACCCCGGACGCCATCCCGCCGGCGGGTCGCGAGGTTCTGATCGTGCGTAGCGGCAACCATACCGATGACGTCACCGACCTCGTCCACCCGGAAACCGCGGCCACGGCCTCGCTCGCCGCCCGCATCGTCGGACTCGACATCGCCGGTGTGGACCTGGTCTGCGAAGACATTGCGCAACCTCTCGATGAACAACGGGGGGCGATTGTCGAGGTCAACGCCGGCCCCGGCCTGCTGATGCATCTCAAACCGGCCATTGGTCAGCCGCGCCCGGTCGGTCGCGCCATCGTTGATGAGTTGTTCCCCAACGGCGAGGACGGTCGCATTCCGGTGGTCGGCATCACCGGCAGCTTCGGCAAGACGACTGTCGCCCGCCTGATTGCGCGCCTGCTCTGCCTGTCCGGAAAACAGACTGGTATGGCTTGCAGTGACGGTCTGTTCATCGACCGGCGCTGTATCGACCAGGGCGATAGCGCAACCTGGGGATCAGCGCACCGTATCCTGATGAATCGCTCGGTCGAAGCGGCCGTCTTCGAGAACGGTAGCGACAGCATTCTCGGCGAGGGGCTCGCCTACGACCGCTGCCAGGTCGGTGTGATCACCAATGTCGAAGTCGCCAAACATTGTGGCCGCTACGACATCGAGACTCCCGAGCAGGTATTCACCGTCCTGCGCACGCAGGTCGATCTGGTACTGCCGGCGGGCGCCGCGGTCCTCAACGCCAGGCAGCCGATGCTGGTCGACATGGCGCCGCTCTGCGACGGTGACGTGATCTTCTTCGCCATCGACCCTGACCTGCCCAGCCTCGTCGAACACCGGGCACAAGGTAAGCGGGCGGTGTTCGTTCGTAACCGCCAGGTCATCCTGGCCAATAATGGTGAGGATGAAACCGCAATCGTCAGCCTGCAGAACATTCCGCTGACCGAGGGCGGGCGTGTCGACTTCCAGATCGAGAACGTTCTGGCCGCTAGCGGCGCCGCCTGGGCACTGGGCATCGGCTCGGAAATCATCCGTACCGGGCTGGAAACCTTCACCCTTGCCTGA
- a CDS encoding glutamine amidotransferase: protein MLLMIDNYDSFTYNLVQYFGELGQHVRVFRNDAISIAEITRLNPAFLVISPGPCMPAQAGISLEVIREFAGKIPLLGVCLGHQAIGESFGGRVVHARKLMHGKVSPVQHSDQGVFRGLPSPLTCTRYHSLAVERDTLPACLEITAWTDDGEIMGLRHKTLAVEGVQFHPESILTERGHDLLKNFLEEYAK from the coding sequence ATGCTGCTGATGATCGATAACTATGACTCATTCACCTATAACCTTGTCCAGTATTTTGGCGAGCTAGGGCAGCATGTCAGAGTCTTCCGTAACGATGCCATCTCGATTGCCGAGATCACGCGCCTCAATCCGGCCTTTCTGGTGATCTCCCCTGGCCCGTGCATGCCCGCGCAGGCCGGAATCTCTCTGGAGGTGATTCGTGAGTTTGCGGGCAAGATTCCCCTGCTCGGCGTATGCCTTGGCCATCAGGCGATCGGCGAGTCTTTCGGTGGCCGTGTCGTGCACGCCCGCAAGTTGATGCATGGCAAGGTGTCGCCGGTCCAGCACAGCGACCAGGGTGTCTTTCGTGGTCTGCCCAGTCCGCTGACCTGCACGCGCTATCATTCGCTGGCCGTTGAACGCGATACTTTGCCGGCCTGCCTGGAGATCACCGCCTGGACCGACGACGGCGAGATCATGGGCCTGCGCCACAAAACGCTGGCCGTCGAGGGGGTCCAGTTCCATCCCGAATCGATCCTGACCGAGCGCGGCCATGATCTCTTGAAGAACTTCCTTGAGGAGTACGCCAAATGA
- the trpC gene encoding indole-3-glycerol phosphate synthase TrpC, whose product MSDILKRILAVKQDEVAASRADTSFEVMRATAEMQPATRDFFGAIRDRIATGKPAVIAEIKKASPSRGVLRADFHPARIAVSYQQHGAACLSVLTDRQFFQGAPAYLQAARAACGLPVLRKDFLVDAYQVYEARTMGADAILLIAAALDLPAMRELEAIADSLGMAVLVEVHNGQELDLALQLRTLLIGINNRNLHSFEVSLQTTLGLLPYLPANRLVVTESGILSPRDVQRMRDHGVNAFLVGEACMRAVEPGEALAELFA is encoded by the coding sequence ATGAGCGATATTCTCAAGCGGATTCTGGCCGTTAAACAGGACGAAGTGGCCGCCTCCAGGGCTGACACATCGTTCGAGGTCATGCGTGCCACGGCTGAAATGCAACCCGCCACGCGCGATTTCTTCGGTGCCATCCGGGACCGCATTGCCACTGGCAAGCCGGCAGTCATCGCCGAGATCAAGAAGGCCAGCCCATCCAGAGGTGTCCTGCGTGCCGATTTTCATCCCGCCCGGATCGCCGTCAGTTATCAGCAGCATGGTGCGGCATGTCTGTCGGTACTGACTGATCGTCAGTTTTTCCAGGGGGCTCCCGCATACTTGCAGGCGGCGCGCGCAGCCTGTGGATTGCCGGTTTTACGCAAGGATTTTCTGGTGGATGCCTATCAGGTTTACGAAGCAAGGACAATGGGCGCCGATGCGATCCTGCTCATTGCCGCGGCGCTTGATCTGCCGGCGATGCGCGAACTTGAAGCCATCGCCGACAGTCTCGGTATGGCGGTGCTCGTTGAAGTGCACAATGGCCAGGAACTGGATCTTGCCCTGCAGCTTCGCACCTTGCTGATCGGCATTAACAACCGCAACCTGCACAGCTTCGAAGTCAGCCTGCAAACCACCCTCGGTCTCCTGCCCTACCTCCCGGCCAACCGCCTCGTCGTTACCGAAAGCGGCATTCTCTCCCCTCGCGACGTGCAGCGGATGCGTGACCATGGCGTCAACGCCTTTCTCGTTGGCGAAGCCTGCATGCGTGCTGTCGAGCCTGGCGAAGCGCTGGCCGAGTTGTTTGCCTGA
- a CDS encoding DUF1854 domain-containing protein translates to MTGTHDYQLRRNCFGKLEFIAPDGEIHAGVVPVRAFPISAPADGIALVDPYGHELAWINELGDLPEEPRKLVETELAQREFMPMITRIVSVASFATPSTWQVETDRGAATLILKGEEDIRRLTPPALLIADSHGIHFLIPDRSALDQHSRRILDRFL, encoded by the coding sequence ATGACTGGAACGCATGACTATCAGTTACGCCGTAACTGCTTCGGCAAGCTTGAATTCATTGCTCCAGACGGCGAAATCCATGCCGGGGTGGTGCCGGTGCGCGCCTTTCCGATCAGCGCCCCCGCTGACGGCATCGCCCTGGTCGACCCTTACGGCCATGAACTGGCCTGGATCAACGAACTCGGCGACCTGCCGGAAGAGCCGCGCAAGCTGGTAGAAACAGAGCTTGCCCAGCGCGAGTTCATGCCCATGATCACGCGTATCGTCAGCGTCGCGAGTTTCGCGACGCCGAGCACCTGGCAGGTCGAAACCGATCGCGGTGCGGCGACGCTGATCCTCAAGGGTGAGGAGGACATTCGCCGCCTCACCCCGCCGGCGCTGCTGATCGCCGACAGCCACGGCATTCATTTCCTGATTCCTGACCGTTCTGCGCTCGATCAACATAGCCGGCGCATTCTCGACCGCTTCCTGTGA
- the cphA gene encoding cyanophycin synthetase, whose translation MEVSRIRALRGPNLWSRHTAIEAIVYCDEEERSIDQMPGFETRLRERFPELAMLRPAGHDEAISMAQALEFAALGLQAQAGCPVTFSRSTQTLETGIYQVVVEYSEEAVGRLAFELAQDLCKAAVMATPFALTEALDRLRELDEDVRLGPSTGAIVYAAMARNIPYRRLTEGSMVQFGWGSRQRRIQAAETDRTSAVAESIAQDKELSKELLHAAGVPVPVGRPVLSAEDAWAAACEIGAPVVVKPQDGNQGKGVAVNLNTREQIEAAYAIAFEVSDEVLVERYLPGHDYRLLVVGDRLIAAARRDPPLVIGDGLHNIRQLVERVNSDPRRGEGHATSLTKIRLDEVALARLADAGLTPESVPFRGQRIILRNNANLSTGGTATDVTADVHPEFAAQAIAAAQAIGLDIAGVDVVCDSVLRPLEAQGGGIVEINAAPGLRMHLQPSFGKGRPVGEAIIANMFAAGEDARIPLVAVAGTNGKTTTVRLIAHILGQQGLRVGMTTTDGVYVQGRRIDTGDCSGPKSARNVLLHPDVDAAVLETARGGVLREGLGFDRCDVAVVTNIGLGDHLGLSYISTVEDLSVVKRVIVQNVRPGTGVAVLNAADPMVARMADSCPGSVTFFACDRNHPLMAMHRAQRKRVVYRDGHSIVASSGGNEHRIALTEIPLTQNGAIGFQVENAMAATAAAWALGVDWPTIQRGLGSFINDARTAPGRFNLFSYRGATLIADYGHNPDAILALVKAIDNLPSQPGSQRSVVISGAGDRRDEDIRQQTEILGDAFDRVLLYQDQCQRGRADGEVLALLREGLKNARRTSEVREIRGEFLAIDSALAEVRAGDLCLILIDQIEEALEHISRRIAEGYAFRCGRQVASSSVGDQL comes from the coding sequence ATGGAAGTATCGCGTATCCGCGCGCTGCGCGGTCCCAACCTCTGGAGCCGGCACACGGCGATTGAGGCGATTGTCTACTGCGATGAAGAGGAGCGCAGTATCGACCAGATGCCGGGTTTCGAGACCCGTCTGCGTGAACGTTTCCCCGAGCTGGCGATGCTCCGGCCGGCCGGCCATGATGAGGCGATATCGATGGCGCAGGCCCTGGAGTTCGCTGCGCTTGGCCTGCAGGCACAGGCCGGTTGTCCGGTGACCTTCAGCCGCAGCACGCAGACCCTGGAAACGGGCATCTATCAGGTCGTCGTCGAATACAGCGAGGAAGCCGTCGGCCGACTGGCCTTCGAACTCGCGCAGGATCTCTGCAAGGCAGCGGTTATGGCCACCCCTTTCGCACTCACCGAAGCGCTCGATCGCTTGCGCGAACTCGACGAGGACGTCCGCCTGGGTCCCAGTACCGGAGCGATCGTTTATGCCGCCATGGCACGCAATATCCCCTACCGTCGCCTGACCGAAGGCAGCATGGTGCAATTTGGCTGGGGTAGCCGGCAGCGACGCATTCAGGCGGCAGAAACCGACCGCACCAGCGCCGTTGCCGAATCGATCGCCCAGGACAAGGAACTCAGCAAGGAACTGCTGCACGCGGCCGGTGTCCCGGTTCCCGTCGGCCGGCCGGTGTTGAGCGCCGAGGACGCCTGGGCGGCCGCCTGCGAGATTGGCGCTCCGGTCGTCGTCAAGCCGCAGGACGGCAACCAGGGCAAGGGCGTTGCGGTCAATCTCAACACCCGCGAACAGATTGAAGCCGCCTACGCGATTGCCTTTGAGGTCAGCGACGAAGTCCTCGTCGAGCGTTACCTGCCAGGCCACGACTACCGCTTGTTGGTCGTGGGCGACCGCTTGATCGCCGCGGCCCGACGCGATCCCCCGCTGGTCATCGGTGACGGGCTACACAACATTCGCCAGTTGGTCGAACGGGTGAACAGTGACCCGCGCCGCGGCGAAGGGCACGCCACCTCACTGACCAAAATCCGCCTCGATGAGGTGGCGCTGGCCCGCCTGGCCGATGCAGGACTGACTCCAGAATCGGTTCCCTTCAGAGGCCAGCGCATCATCCTGCGCAACAACGCGAATCTCTCGACCGGTGGTACGGCAACCGACGTCACCGCCGATGTTCATCCCGAGTTTGCTGCGCAGGCGATTGCCGCCGCGCAGGCCATCGGTCTCGATATCGCCGGGGTCGACGTCGTCTGTGACAGCGTCCTGCGCCCCCTCGAAGCCCAGGGCGGTGGCATCGTCGAAATCAACGCTGCGCCGGGATTGCGCATGCATCTGCAGCCTTCGTTCGGCAAGGGTCGGCCGGTCGGCGAAGCAATCATCGCCAACATGTTTGCCGCCGGCGAGGATGCGCGCATTCCTCTGGTTGCCGTTGCGGGAACAAACGGCAAGACCACCACCGTCCGTTTGATTGCCCACATCCTGGGCCAGCAAGGTCTACGCGTCGGCATGACCACCACCGACGGCGTCTATGTTCAGGGCCGGCGTATCGATACTGGTGACTGCAGCGGCCCCAAGAGCGCCAGGAATGTCCTGCTCCACCCCGACGTCGACGCGGCCGTCCTCGAAACAGCACGCGGCGGGGTGCTGCGGGAGGGACTCGGTTTCGACCGTTGCGATGTCGCCGTGGTCACCAATATTGGTCTCGGTGACCACCTTGGGCTGTCGTATATCAGTACCGTTGAGGACCTTTCGGTCGTCAAGCGGGTGATCGTCCAGAATGTCAGACCGGGGACCGGCGTCGCGGTGCTCAATGCCGCCGATCCCATGGTCGCCCGGATGGCAGACTCATGCCCGGGCAGCGTCACCTTTTTTGCCTGTGACCGAAATCATCCGCTGATGGCCATGCACCGCGCGCAACGCAAGCGCGTTGTCTATCGCGACGGCCATTCGATTGTCGCGTCCAGCGGCGGTAACGAACACCGCATCGCCCTGACCGAGATCCCGCTCACGCAAAACGGTGCCATCGGCTTCCAGGTCGAGAACGCCATGGCAGCGACCGCCGCCGCCTGGGCTCTGGGGGTAGATTGGCCAACGATTCAGCGCGGCCTCGGCAGCTTCATCAACGACGCAAGAACCGCACCCGGGCGCTTCAATCTCTTCAGCTATCGCGGGGCAACGCTGATTGCCGACTATGGCCACAATCCGGACGCCATTCTGGCGCTGGTCAAGGCCATCGACAACCTGCCATCACAGCCGGGCAGCCAGCGTTCGGTGGTCATCAGCGGCGCTGGCGACCGGCGCGACGAAGACATTCGCCAGCAGACCGAGATCCTTGGGGATGCTTTCGATCGGGTCCTGCTTTATCAGGATCAGTGCCAACGTGGTCGGGCGGACGGAGAAGTGCTGGCACTCCTGCGGGAAGGTCTGAAAAATGCCCGGCGAACTTCCGAGGTCAGGGAAATTCGCGGCGAGTTCCTGGCCATCGACAGTGCGCTTGCCGAAGTGCGGGCAGGTGATCTTTGCCTGATCCTGATCGATCAGATCGAGGAGGCCCTTGAACACATCAGCAGGCGAATCGCCGAGGGCTACGCTTTCCGATGCGGCAGGCAGGTCGCCTCATCATCAGTCGGTGATCAACTGTAG